A part of Aegilops tauschii subsp. strangulata cultivar AL8/78 chromosome 2, Aet v6.0, whole genome shotgun sequence genomic DNA contains:
- the LOC109737108 gene encoding F-box protein At1g80960-like, whose translation MAGRTPFTNLDPATAADLRHLGFDPHELDRATEQLLTYICTELLPIAPPVSDAPRAASSPASSSVDRIGVLPDALLRRIVSRLPIADAARTAVLASRWRRLWLSTEPVLIDAFLRPDDHANSPAIAAAVSGILEAHPGPFRRVHLTRCRMGAHQAQLARWLQLLAAKGVRELVLVNRPWPCDVPLPDTLFTISSLVRLYIGLWKLPDTAGLRGASFPNLRELGICTVVMEQGDVETIVASSPVLEVLSIQGSHKGLRLRLVSQSLRCVQICSSVVENVTVVKAPCLERLILQGGRHAASGMCTMVSILDAPKLHFFGFLGPGNHVLGIGGTVIMAGIKESAATIVASVKILSLNVRFGLPNEARMVPMFLKCFPNVVRLHIMSRKCNGSTGKPSLNFQEGPTESAMLHIKEMYFREFRGEQGEVAFLKSIFPKVLETAVIIMANPSFTPFSVAVAFSKLKEASEVIRCCQVLLLKSTGPEGGKAWSFKEGSDFSCEDPFSTVESSLFTPEQSKFIGFDEVGNRHDACCTMPVRSGRSLDVLNYELGMVSASFGSRP comes from the exons ATGGCCGGCCGTACGCCGTTCACCAACTTGGACCCGGCGACGGCGGCCGACCTGCGGCACCTGGGCTTCGACCCCCACGAGCTGGACCGCGCCACGGAGCAGCTGCTCACCTACATCTGCACCGAGCTCCTCCCCATCGCCCCGCCCGTCTCCGACGCCCCCCGCGCCGCATCTTCTCCCGCCTCCTC CAGCGTCGACCGCATCGGCGTCCTCCCCGACGCCCTCCTCCGCAGAATCGTCTCCCGCCTCCCCATCGCGGACGCCGCGCGCACCGCCGTCCTCGCCTCCCGCTGGCGCCGGCTCTGGCTGTCGACCGAGCCCGTCCTCATCGACGCATTCCTCCGGCCCGACGACCACGCCAACTcgccggccatcgccgccgccgtctccggcATCCTCGAAGCGCACCCCGGGCCCTTCCGCCGCGTGCACCTCACCCGCTGCCGCATGGGCGCGCACCAGGCCCAGCTCGCGCGCTGGCTCCAGCTCCTCGCCGCCAAGGGCGTCCGCGAGCTCGTCCTCGTCAACCGCCCGTGGCCGTGCGATGTGCCCCTCCCTGACACGCTCTTCACCATCAGCTCCCTCGTCCGCCTCTACATCGGCCTCTGGAAGCTCCCGGACACGGCCGGCCTGCGTGGCGCCTCCTTCCCCAACCTCCGCGAGCTCGGCATCTGCACCGTCGTGATGGAGCAGGGGGACGTCGAAACCATCGTAGCCAGCAGCCCCGTCCTGGAGGTCCTGAGCATCCAGGGAAGCCACAAGGGGCTGCGCCTCCGCCTCGTCAGCCAGAGCCTTCGGTGCGTGCAAATCTGCAGCTCTGTTGTGGAAAATGTCACGGTGGTGAAGGCTCCATGCCTCGAGCGGCTCATCCTGCAGGGAGGTCGGCATGCTGCTAGTGGCATGTGTACCATGGTCAGCATTCTTGATGCCCCCAAGCTACATTTCTTTGGATTCTTGGGGCCAGGCAATCATGTCCTGGGGATCGGAGGCACCGTCATAATG GCTGGGATAAAGGAGAGTGCGGCCACCATTGTCGCAAGCGTTAAGATCCTGAGCTTAAATGTGCGTTTTGGACTCCCCAATGAGGCAAGGATGGTGCCCATGTTCCTTAAATGCTTTCCCAATGTCGTGCGACTACATATCATG TCCAGAAAATGTAATGGGTCTACTGGTAAGCCCAGCCTCAATTTCCAGGAGGGTCCCACTGAAAGTGCTATGTTGCACATCAAAGAGATGTATTTTCGTGAGTTCCGAGGGGAGCAAGGCGAGGTTGCCTTCCTCAAGTCGATCTTCCCAAAGGTGCTGGAGACCGCGGTGATTATAATGGCAAATCCAAGCTTCACGCCATTTTCAGTAGCCGTGGCGTTCTCCAAACTGAAGGAGGCTTCTGAGGTCATAAGGTGCTGCCAAGTGCTGCTTCTTAAGAGTACAGGGCCCGAAGGAGGCAAAGCATGGAGCTTTAAAGAAGGAAGTGATTTTTCATGCGAGGACCCTTTCTCAACAGTGGAGAGCAGCTTGTTCACTCCGGAGCAGTCGAAGTTTATTGGATTTGATGAAGTAGGAAACAGGCATGACGCCTGCTGCACAATGCCTGTGAGGAGTGGAAGATCTTTGGATGTGCTGAACTATGAACTGGGCATGGTATCTGCTTCTTTTGGTAGCCGCCCCTGA
- the LOC120961854 gene encoding uncharacterized protein, with protein MGESTCLKTTVKFTRAMVEVFGPEYLREPNVQGTKKLLAIGQARGFQECSDQLIACIGNGRTAPKVLTTTSMCFNDLRRSGGCNGESPPCNYTVNGRDYNMGYYLADGIYPQWAAFVKTISEPRGKKQSHFATMQEAARKDVERALGVLQARWEIMRSAAMMWESETL; from the exons ATGGGGGAGAGCACGTGCTTGAAGACTACAGTCAAGTTTACCCGCGCCATGGTGGAGGTGTTTGGACCTGAGTATCtcagagaaccaaatgtgcaggGCACGAAGAAGTTGTTGGCTATTGGACAGGCAAGGGGTTTCCAGGAATGCTCAGATcaattgattgcatgcattggcaATGGAAGAACTGCCCCAAAG GTTCTCACAACGACATCAATGTGCTTCAACGATCTCCGGCGTTCAGGTGGTTGCAATGGGGAATCACCGCCATGCAACTACACCGTCAACGGCCGAGACTACAACATGGGATACTATCTTGCTgatggtatctatcctcagtgggcGGCGTTTGTGAAGACCATATCCGAGCCGCGTGGCAAGAAACAGAGCCACTTTGCAACAATGCAGGAAGCGGCTAGGAAGGATGTGGAGAGGGCATTAGGTGTGCTTCAAGCACGTTGGGAAATTATGCGGAGTGCTGCAATGATGTGGGAATCAGAAACTTTGTGA